The genomic stretch AGGTAGGCCGTACGTGTCTCCCGTTCGATCTCCCGTTGCTTTTCCAGGCGCTTGTACTTGGTGATTTCAAACCGGGCGATGGCTTCGCGCTCTCCGGCTTTGGTGCTGCCTCCGGAATAGAGGGGTACGTTGAATTGTAAGCCCAAGGTGCCGACCGTATAGGGGTCGAGCTGGCGGTTGTCGAACCCGCCGTTCTTGGCGTAGATGCCTGACATCTGCAGGGACACCTGCGGCAGATGGTTGGCCCACTGACTGGCGATGGTCTTGGCCGCTGCCTCCAGCGCATGTTGCAACGCCCGCATCGCCGGATGGCGCTGGACTGCCTCCGTCACCCACTGGTCGGCCTGCCCAGGCACCGGCGGCAACTCCTCCTTCTTGAGCCGCGCCAGATCTGTCACCGGCACCCCGACCACCTCCCGCACCTTTTCCAGCGCGACGGCCATCGCATTGTAGAGTTCGAGCTCACGCGTCTTGAGGGTCTGGTAGTAGGCCTCGACTTCGTACAGATCGGTGACCTTGGCCATGGCGCGTTCGTACATGCGGCGGATTCGCTGCATGTCCCCCTCAGTCAAATCCAGTTCGCTCTGCAGGTAGCCGGCTTCATCAGTAGCCTCCAAGAACTCGAAGTAACGATCGACAAGATCGGTGGCGAGGGTCATGCGGGAATCTTCCAAGTCCTGCTCCGCCTGCTTGACGATGAACCCAGCGCCTTCGAACGCCCGATAGGAGGCCAGGTCGAACAGCGCTTGCCGGGCCTGCACGACGCCGCGCAACCCTTGATACTGTGTCGTGATGTCCGTCGTCCGCCCGGTCAAGCGGTTGGGCACTTCCTGGGTGAACTCGTTCCAGGAGATGTTGCCTGTGGCCGACACTTGGGGCAAGAGCTTACTCCGGGCCTGATCCTTCTGCGCCTCCGCCTGGAGGATGGACGACCTGCGGCCTTCCACGATGGGATTCGTCGTCAGGGCAAGATCGTAGAGCTGCAGCAAATTCGCCGGCGCCTTGTCGGGAGCCGGTTGTCCCTCAGCCACAGCAACGACGGGGCTCAGAAGCGTCAGGAACAAGCAGAGTAGGACTCCGTGGCGGATCGTCATGTCGTCCATGGTGGAATCAGCTCAATCTTCGATGAAGGAGCGTTTGAAGGTGTCGGTCAAGGGCTTCATTAAATATTGCACGAGGGTCCGTTCCCCCGTATTGATCAGCACCTCCGCGGGCATCCCCGGCACTAGTTGGAGGTTCGCCGTACTCAACGCCTCGAGCCCCTCGGGCGAAACGGCGACGCGTGCCAGATAGTAGGCCGCATCCCCTCCGCTGGACTCCTTGGGCTGCTTGGGATTCTTCTGGTCGGAGCTGTCCTGGACCATCCGATCCGCCGAAAGACTGATCAGTGTCCCCATGATCGTCGGGAGATCGCGGGTCTTAAACGCGCTGAACCGCACCTCCGCCTGCTGGCCCACGTGCACCCGATCAATATCGATGGGCGAGACTTGGGCTTCGATGATCAGTTTCTGATCTTGAGGCACGATGTCGAGCAGCCGCCCCCCCGGAGGAATGACGGCCCCGATGGTATGCACGGCCAACCCCAGCACCATCCCGGAGACAGGGGCCTTGATGACGGTACGATTGACGGTACTCTCGAGCGATTGCACTTTCTCCCGGACTTCGAACAATTCGGTCTGGACGTCGCTCAGTTCTTTGGCCACTTCCCGTTGGAGATCTTTCTGCAGCTGTAAGATTTTCAGTTCGATTTCGGCGATTTGCAACTCGCTTGCCGCGATGTCGGACACCAGCTCTCCGCGTTGCCCTTCGCTCTGCGCCAGGGCGCGGTCCATTTCCTCGACCTTCTGCTTTTCGGTGAACCCCTCCTTCAACAAACTCCTGAAGTCCGATACATCGCCGCGGTAGGACTCCACCAGACGATCCTTGCTGTGCTTCTGCGCCTGAAGTCCCTCCACTTTGGCCCGCAGTTGCTCGATCTGTCGGCGATACACCGCACGTTCGCCATCGTACGCCGCCTGACGCACGTTGAAGGTTTGATCCTGCAACCGCACGGCGTCCTGGACGCGCGAGTCGCTTTTGTGCGCGAGCAAGTCCTGGGGATAGCGCACGGATCGGAGTCCGTCGCGCTGCGCGGCAAGACGAGCCTCCTGGGCGACCCGACTATAGAGCTGCCCCCGAAAGACTTCGAGCTGGGCACGGGATTGGGTATCGTCCAGCGTCGCCACCACCTGGTCTTGCTGTACGGCGTCTCCATCATGGACATCGATGGTGCGAATGATCCCGCCCTCAAGGTGCTGCACGGTCTTGCGATAATGTTCGACGGTGATGACACCGGGCGCCAAGGCAGCACTCTGGAGCGGCGCCAGCGAGGCCCAGGCCCCGAAGCCGCCGAAGACGACCAGGACGAGCACCAGCCCCTGGCGACGAATCGCGCGATCGTCGCTCAAGACACGGGGAGGAGCTTCGAGCAACCGTTCAGCCATGAGACACTGGTCTCCTGCACATGGATACACGCCTCACGGCTTCAGGCCCGAGGCGGCCGGCATGACACGGCCCAAGGAAACCGCCCCGGCCGGTCTCGGTGAGGCCGCCGGTTGCTGCACTTTTGCCATAGCCGCCAAGACCTCATCACGCGGACCATACAGCACGAGTTTTCCACCGACGACCATCGCGATCTTCTGCACCACCTGGAGCACATTCGTGCGATGGGTGACGACCACGACAGTACAGCCGTCCCGTTGAAGTTGTTGAATCGTCGCCATGAGGGCGGCATCACCAGCCATGTCGAGGTTCGCATTGGGTTCATCGAGGACCACGACTCGCGGACGTCCATAGATCGCCCTCGCAATACCAATGCGTTGCTGTTGTCCGGCCGAGAGGGCGACGCCCCCACCGATGAGCGGCGTATCGTAGGCCTGCGGCAAGGTCAGCACCATCTCATGGATTCCCGCCCACTGCGCGGCCTCCACCACTCGCTCGGCGTCGACGTCGCCAAACCGGGCGATGTTCTCCGCCACCGTGCCGTCGAGCAACTCGACATCCTGCGGCAGGTATCCGACGGACTGACCGAACTGGGTGCGATCCCAGTTGTGCACATCCGCGCCATCGAGGCAAACCCGTCCTCGCGCCGGAATATACAGACCGAGGATCGCCCGCGCTAAGGTGGATTTCCCGGCCGCGCTCGGTCCGATGAGGGCCACCGACGTCCCCGACTCGATGGTGAGCGTAATCCCGTTGAGAATCGGCTCCGTCCG from Candidatus Krumholzibacteriia bacterium encodes the following:
- a CDS encoding HlyD family type I secretion periplasmic adaptor subunit encodes the protein MAERLLEAPPRVLSDDRAIRRQGLVLVLVVFGGFGAWASLAPLQSAALAPGVITVEHYRKTVQHLEGGIIRTIDVHDGDAVQQDQVVATLDDTQSRAQLEVFRGQLYSRVAQEARLAAQRDGLRSVRYPQDLLAHKSDSRVQDAVRLQDQTFNVRQAAYDGERAVYRRQIEQLRAKVEGLQAQKHSKDRLVESYRGDVSDFRSLLKEGFTEKQKVEEMDRALAQSEGQRGELVSDIAASELQIAEIELKILQLQKDLQREVAKELSDVQTELFEVREKVQSLESTVNRTVIKAPVSGMVLGLAVHTIGAVIPPGGRLLDIVPQDQKLIIEAQVSPIDIDRVHVGQQAEVRFSAFKTRDLPTIMGTLISLSADRMVQDSSDQKNPKQPKESSGGDAAYYLARVAVSPEGLEALSTANLQLVPGMPAEVLINTGERTLVQYLMKPLTDTFKRSFIED
- a CDS encoding TolC family protein, with amino-acid sequence MDDMTIRHGVLLCLFLTLLSPVVAVAEGQPAPDKAPANLLQLYDLALTTNPIVEGRRSSILQAEAQKDQARSKLLPQVSATGNISWNEFTQEVPNRLTGRTTDITTQYQGLRGVVQARQALFDLASYRAFEGAGFIVKQAEQDLEDSRMTLATDLVDRYFEFLEATDEAGYLQSELDLTEGDMQRIRRMYERAMAKVTDLYEVEAYYQTLKTRELELYNAMAVALEKVREVVGVPVTDLARLKKEELPPVPGQADQWVTEAVQRHPAMRALQHALEAAAKTIASQWANHLPQVSLQMSGIYAKNGGFDNRQLDPYTVGTLGLQFNVPLYSGGSTKAGEREAIARFEITKYKRLEKQREIERETRTAYLNAQTGYSRIASTAREVEARVKARDGQLRGYELGASTIVAVLEAKKNLLKSRFGYAKARYDYIRSVVALRVWGGTITRTDLEEINGWLVQNRWMAQQ